The Anastrepha ludens isolate Willacy chromosome X, idAnaLude1.1, whole genome shotgun sequence genome includes a window with the following:
- the LOC128870102 gene encoding uncharacterized protein LOC128870102, whose protein sequence is MAGKNLATKPAILGTTYKAGYLVLHCKESTSAEWVKAAISNASPWEGATLWATEKSKIPHSRIAVGYFPNSVKVETAKILDFVQGQNKGLNFDSWRLLKRAEKGSDVTLVVAVDQKSAANLKEYNGRVNYHFIQVTLRLKSKNITTEELVDQMEAVELQEEDESPPKDSENKPTK, encoded by the coding sequence ATGGCGGGGAAAAACTTGGCCACAAAACCAGCGATCTTGGGCACTACTTACAAGGCAGGATACCTTGTCCTGCATTGTAAGGAGAGCACATCGGCGGAATGGGTCAAGGCGGCCATCTCAAATGCGTCGCCGTGGGAAGGTGCAACACTGTGGGCCACAGAGAAATCCAAAATTCCTCACTCTCGAATCGCAGTGGGATACTTTCCCAACTCAGTCAAAGTCGAGACAGCCAAGATACTGGACTTTGTGCAGGGGCAGAATAAAGGCCTCAATTTTGATTCCTGGCGCCTGCTTAAAAGAGCCGAAAAAGGCTCCGACGTAACGCTAGTCGTAGCGGTAGATCAAAAATCAGCCGCCAACCTGAAGGAGTACAATGGTAGAGTAAACTACCATTTCATCCAAGTGACCCTCAGGCTGAAATCTAAAAACATAACGACCGAAGAGTTAGTTGACCAAATGGAGGCAGTGGAGTTACAAGAAGAGGATGAAAGTCCTCCCAAAGACTCCGAAAACAAACCAACAAAATGA